A stretch of Myceligenerans xiligouense DNA encodes these proteins:
- a CDS encoding LamG-like jellyroll fold domain-containing protein: MLVESETDPWQSVTVLPDGNSRLTAGVDAERAPDPADVDGDGTSWREVDATLIAQPVDGRIGMVAAPVDLTFSAGGSADGPLASLTTPDGHTVAVDTPFAIPEAIIDPDGGQVLYPLGQGVDLVVTPNADGTSFSEVIRAESADALAAVPELDGLTDGGLVFPVSVSDGLDVRSDEAGGFTVVEVATARTVAELPAPVAWDSAADAVLEAAPDDALAEGGSVAGGSAAATEAGAQTADAEAAGTDMVVAPDGEVIEAGRLDERRAAAPVAGDSTVALGAELVEASDGDAGIRVAVDGADLAAMDGVLHIDPNIGTKKPGGKAVIQSAFPSTTHYNDATSFPLGACTATIGCPTTNVVRSAFQWTGLTAIKNLKSSDVVSATFTVFGYHSYACSSRPVQVWRTAAIGSSTTWNNFAGSSKWHAKLGEKNIHHKDNYCNNARNIAWDVKPAAKWAASNNSARITLGMKGTSTSDVYSWKRYSNPRLEIVYNRAPKVPRASEMKLEFEGQAPEACSTSGTGAPAFSSKTGIVMRGVARDQDSPQVRVKFRVRTSGGTSVYYTENWSGWKTPPATFTRTIPSSTFSSTSGVYYWQMIVQDQLDGSPARNTTFNQSPKCYFKVDTSRPATPSVTSNQYPAGEISGGVGQSGTFTFDSNSGDVVTYRYSLDSDGLGSSKSPSTPGGPVSVTLPMNREGSHLLYVQAVDGAGNTSDVRHHRFTVDFPTTAAYWHLDEYGYTSEGTRTTPDAGALGHTLKVGATIARVPGPFALAGLRTEDLALEFDADETTWGATGVTNAFGCSDDTTGPDGVPDGRTEDLGNGASACVDRTVDDFEAGFTVSAFVRPDVSTSTSTMMAVSQEGTNRASFHLGVFAGEHCPEDESGVQPGACWGIGMYSADAGGGTTTQSRAFSLRPIVAGEWVHLTGVFNATEEEMSLFVCPMGTDPDPRNDPPDAWFPVVDAEHGTAEYAGSRWAADRAVRLGRSMYGGEAAYRWLGAVDEVRLYNAPLGNGQITRICSGDITSEQPFAPGAEREDGDGDDSVVGDPNEIPMGEGDGDA, encoded by the coding sequence GTGCTGGTGGAGTCCGAGACGGATCCGTGGCAGTCGGTGACGGTCCTGCCGGATGGGAACTCGCGGTTGACGGCAGGCGTCGATGCGGAGCGTGCGCCGGATCCCGCGGACGTCGACGGCGACGGGACCTCGTGGCGTGAAGTCGACGCGACGCTGATAGCTCAGCCGGTCGACGGCCGGATCGGCATGGTGGCCGCGCCGGTGGACCTGACGTTTTCGGCCGGCGGTTCCGCCGACGGTCCGCTGGCGTCGTTGACGACGCCGGACGGTCACACGGTGGCCGTGGACACGCCGTTCGCGATTCCCGAGGCAATCATCGACCCGGATGGCGGGCAGGTGCTCTACCCACTGGGCCAGGGCGTGGATCTTGTTGTGACGCCGAACGCGGACGGCACATCGTTCTCCGAGGTGATCCGGGCAGAGTCTGCGGACGCACTGGCGGCGGTGCCGGAGCTGGACGGGCTGACCGACGGCGGTCTGGTTTTCCCGGTAAGTGTTTCGGACGGTCTGGACGTTCGCTCCGACGAAGCGGGCGGGTTCACGGTGGTCGAGGTGGCCACGGCGCGGACTGTCGCGGAACTCCCTGCGCCCGTGGCCTGGGATTCCGCGGCTGATGCGGTTCTGGAGGCGGCGCCGGACGACGCGCTCGCCGAGGGCGGTTCGGTGGCGGGCGGCTCGGCGGCTGCCACGGAAGCAGGAGCCCAGACTGCTGACGCGGAAGCCGCCGGGACTGACATGGTGGTGGCGCCTGACGGTGAAGTGATCGAGGCGGGACGTCTGGACGAGCGCCGCGCCGCGGCGCCGGTGGCGGGCGACTCGACGGTTGCGCTGGGTGCCGAGCTGGTTGAAGCATCCGACGGAGATGCCGGTATTCGCGTGGCGGTCGATGGCGCGGACCTTGCTGCGATGGACGGGGTGCTCCATATCGACCCGAATATCGGCACGAAGAAGCCGGGCGGTAAGGCGGTCATCCAGAGTGCCTTCCCCTCCACCACGCACTACAACGACGCGACGAGCTTCCCACTCGGCGCGTGCACGGCGACGATCGGTTGCCCGACGACGAACGTGGTGCGGTCGGCGTTCCAGTGGACCGGGCTCACGGCGATCAAGAATCTCAAGTCGTCGGACGTCGTGTCCGCCACCTTCACGGTGTTCGGCTATCACTCGTATGCGTGCTCGAGCCGTCCGGTGCAGGTGTGGCGAACGGCCGCAATCGGGAGCTCGACGACGTGGAACAACTTCGCAGGTTCCTCGAAGTGGCACGCGAAGCTCGGCGAGAAGAACATCCACCACAAGGACAACTACTGCAATAACGCACGCAACATCGCGTGGGACGTGAAGCCGGCGGCGAAGTGGGCGGCGTCGAACAACTCGGCGCGGATCACGCTGGGGATGAAGGGGACCTCGACGTCAGACGTGTACTCGTGGAAGCGGTACTCGAACCCGCGCCTGGAGATCGTCTACAACCGAGCGCCGAAGGTTCCCCGGGCTTCGGAGATGAAGCTGGAGTTCGAGGGCCAGGCGCCGGAGGCGTGCTCGACCTCGGGCACGGGTGCGCCGGCGTTCTCGTCCAAGACCGGGATCGTCATGCGCGGCGTGGCACGCGATCAGGATTCGCCGCAGGTGCGGGTCAAGTTCCGGGTGCGGACGTCGGGCGGCACGTCCGTGTACTACACGGAGAACTGGTCGGGATGGAAGACGCCGCCGGCGACGTTCACGCGGACGATCCCGTCCTCCACGTTCTCCTCGACGTCGGGGGTCTACTACTGGCAGATGATCGTGCAGGATCAGCTGGACGGCTCTCCGGCCCGGAACACGACGTTTAATCAGTCGCCGAAGTGCTACTTCAAGGTGGACACCAGCAGGCCCGCCACGCCGTCGGTGACGTCGAATCAGTACCCGGCGGGTGAGATCTCCGGGGGTGTGGGCCAATCGGGGACGTTCACGTTCGATTCGAATTCTGGCGACGTGGTGACCTATCGCTACTCGCTGGATTCGGATGGCCTGGGCTCGTCGAAGTCGCCGTCGACGCCGGGCGGACCGGTGTCGGTGACCCTGCCGATGAACCGGGAAGGGTCGCACCTGCTGTACGTGCAGGCGGTCGATGGCGCCGGGAACACTTCCGATGTGCGGCACCATCGGTTCACGGTGGACTTCCCGACCACGGCGGCTTACTGGCACCTGGACGAGTACGGCTACACCAGCGAGGGGACGCGGACCACACCGGATGCGGGTGCTCTGGGACACACGCTAAAGGTCGGCGCGACCATCGCGCGGGTGCCGGGGCCATTCGCTTTGGCCGGGTTGCGGACGGAGGATCTGGCGCTGGAGTTCGACGCGGACGAGACCACCTGGGGCGCGACCGGGGTGACCAACGCGTTCGGGTGTAGCGACGACACCACTGGACCGGACGGTGTTCCCGACGGGCGTACCGAGGACCTCGGGAACGGGGCCTCCGCCTGTGTTGACCGCACGGTGGATGATTTCGAGGCGGGGTTCACGGTCTCGGCCTTCGTGCGGCCGGACGTGTCGACCAGTACTTCGACGATGATGGCCGTTTCCCAGGAAGGAACGAACCGGGCGTCGTTCCACCTGGGCGTGTTCGCCGGTGAGCACTGCCCAGAGGACGAGTCCGGCGTTCAGCCTGGGGCATGTTGGGGTATTGGCATGTACTCCGCGGATGCTGGCGGAGGGACGACGACGCAGTCGCGGGCATTCTCGCTACGGCCGATCGTGGCGGGCGAATGGGTGCATCTGACGGGCGTGTTCAACGCGACCGAGGAGGAGATGTCGCTGTTCGTGTGCCCGATGGGTACTGATCCGGACCCACGCAACGACCCGCCCGACGCGTGGTTCCCGGTCGTGGACGCGGAGCACGGTACGGCGGAGTACGCCGGCTCGCGGTGGGCTGCCGATCGTGCGGTCCGGTTGGGCCGCAGCATGTACGGGGGCGAGGCGGCCTACCGGTGGCTGGGAGCTGTCGACGAGGTGCGGCTGTACAACGCGCCGCTGGGCAATGGGCAGATCACTCGGATCTGCAGTGGTGACATCACTTCCGAGCAGCCCTTCGCACCGGGTGCGGAGCGTGAGGATGGCGACGGTGACGACAGCGTGGTGGGCGATCCGAACGAGATCCCCATGGGCGAAGGCGACGGTGACGCGTGA
- a CDS encoding RHS repeat domain-containing protein, translating into MSLTNRGIDMTTSTTTRERRAARGVLTGVVAAVSVVGLAIPAAAGPGAAERIASAAEREAWTLQERAEHGEELWGEDAAAGADPVEAHQQSPTALPDAPSIIDGGVTTEDARTASDDAVIDPLDTVTPGEVTLEPRAGKAASGKAGDVAITVDLSTANGKTKPSTADDAEPSGAVKARVSDRAAAERAGIAGLLLTVENADDNIPAGQVDISVDLDGLDLDPEWVSRARLVEMPACAITTPEGADCRQQTEIADQDRSGTSLIAEVEVGDGDSAERPSTGGSRSPRAAESATARQVESATTVLAVTADTSGDQGDWSATPLDPSATWDVTGNTGSFTWSYPMRTPATPGGLDPEVSLSYDSGSLDGKVASANSQAGAIGDGWDLSAGGYIERSYVPCAQDQASVGGNAPNNASRDTGDLCWKSDNATLVLGGKGGELVRDGTSNTYRLKDDDNTKVERLTGGWNGDNDKEYWKVTTSDGTQYWFGRDQRSATDTRALYSGWTVPVYGNHPGEPCYDSSYASSRCLQAWRWNLDYVVDPLGNSMTYIWTREWNRYGYNNNAGTERYVRGGFLRRIEYGTRAGTEAEVVAPARVEFLPSERCLTTETFDCAASKIGANPGRWPDVPEDLICDDTSSCAQVQSPAFFSRKRTTQVVTQIRTGASSYKSVDRWTMTHGFPDPGGETGKQLWLRDIDHDGLSAEADADDVTNLPKVVFTGSVAPNRVNEQLDGRPAMNRYRLVQIRSESGGATNISYSTPDCTASDRPVSPWTNTRRCMPVYWTPAGSYDEPILEYFHKYVVTGIVEDARIPGSRDKLTTYDYVGDAAWHYDDNELVRPKQRTWGQWRGYATVDVRLGESGLSEAPQIRTRTRYFRGMHGDRLNADGGTRSEQVDGINDHDEFAGREREVISYDGSDVVEREKTTPWRSAATATNSRGNKAYHTAVATSETVTTAPALSGGVRTVVTDTEYDGYGMPIKVTERGDTAISGDERCTETTYVRNTSKNILNLVRRTETVSKRCDQTASRPADVIADERFAYDGGHVGDQPTEGLETLRQEVKAYSSGSPQYVDVTRTTYDSFGRPTADTDALNRTTTTAYTQTNGLTTQTKVTTPDPDGSGSLTAHVTTTDLDPAFGVPVKVTDPNGNATTGKYDGLGRLVRVWEPGRVQGTDTASTRYTYSVRDTGQNGVRTQTLNHDASAYLSSTVILDGLLRERQTQSPSADRDNPGRVVTDTLYDPRGLAHITYDNWFTTGDPVTTVVYPATGDGDEEFKFNVPSSTVTRYDSAGRATDVIERSGGQERWRTTTEYHGDRTLTDPPTGGTPTMEITDARGNTTELRQYLGSSPSGSFQATTYAYDGADRLVGVTDPAGNDWTYTYDLRGRQIGASDPDKGTTTSTYDAVGQVTTSTDARGEKLAHTYDALGRKIATRDDSASGALRSAWQYDTLAKGQLTSATRHSGSVALTTAVTGYDHHYRPLGEKVTVPSNSTLPAGLTGEFEIEHTYTATGLPDTKYFPPAGGLPGEVVRLSYDSANQPRAMVGGAQGGAYVAESEYSEYGQLLFADLGGNYSVGARWTYDTYTRRLTEQSVTREGAGGNDYVATYRYDAAGNVLGIDNRPTVSGLQRDAQCFTYDGLRRLTHAWTPGNGDCATANRTVAGLGGADAYWTSYGYDLVGNRTSATQHALGSGGGALSSAYTYPAAGQARAHAVQAVQTKDASGTVVGTSTFDYDAAGNVTGRNLAGQPAQSLEWDAEGELTSVATDGETEADEYLYSADGDRLIRTQDGEATLYLPGGMELTAYDDGRANLGSRYYQFGGKTVAMRAGQGLSSGQVTVIGDHHDTPVIQVTQANNTATREYTDPFGATRGAAVGDADADGRIDGTWKGDKGYLGKTEDATGLTAIGARSYDPVLGRFISVDPIMDLSDPQQWNAYAYSNNNPTTWTDPTGMRPEAGNGFRDDYKHIQASIKHMKKKRSSKPRPPVAPPPYYPPTTPCTSYCDSDLESAAKGAGTAAAVAAPGAPGVAAAGVAKEVKRQALNLRSGKTAQIRSVGGKSQAALRHSVGWREFAAAGRTGGAKALGPIGAVAGGAISAKIYWDQNEQIVGMDTAEKRELTAVQTGIDVGAGVAGGIAGAKLGALIGSFIAPGAGTLIGAAVGGIIGGIAGAALASGANNAIGRNARENAASGRRWWEL; encoded by the coding sequence ATGTCTCTGACCAACCGGGGGATCGACATGACGACCAGCACGACAACACGTGAGCGCCGGGCCGCGCGCGGCGTCCTGACCGGGGTCGTCGCTGCCGTTTCGGTGGTTGGGCTCGCGATCCCGGCGGCCGCGGGTCCTGGAGCGGCCGAGCGGATCGCTTCTGCGGCGGAGCGTGAGGCGTGGACGCTCCAGGAGCGCGCAGAACACGGCGAGGAACTGTGGGGCGAGGACGCCGCCGCGGGTGCGGATCCGGTCGAGGCACACCAGCAGTCGCCGACGGCGCTGCCGGACGCTCCGTCGATCATCGACGGCGGCGTGACCACGGAGGATGCCCGGACAGCGTCCGACGATGCGGTGATCGACCCGCTGGATACCGTGACTCCGGGTGAGGTGACGCTCGAGCCCCGGGCCGGCAAGGCAGCTAGCGGCAAGGCAGGCGATGTCGCGATCACCGTCGACCTCAGCACGGCCAACGGAAAGACGAAGCCGAGCACGGCCGACGACGCGGAGCCGTCAGGTGCGGTGAAGGCTCGAGTGTCAGACCGGGCCGCGGCAGAACGCGCTGGGATCGCCGGCCTGCTCCTGACCGTGGAGAACGCGGACGACAACATTCCCGCTGGCCAGGTCGACATCTCGGTGGACCTGGACGGACTGGACCTGGATCCGGAGTGGGTGTCGCGCGCCCGTCTGGTTGAGATGCCCGCCTGCGCGATCACAACCCCGGAGGGTGCCGACTGCCGCCAGCAGACGGAGATCGCCGACCAGGATCGTTCGGGGACGAGCCTGATAGCCGAGGTAGAGGTGGGCGACGGTGACTCCGCCGAGCGGCCGAGCACAGGCGGCTCGCGTTCGCCGCGAGCGGCCGAGAGCGCGACGGCGCGGCAGGTGGAGTCCGCGACGACGGTCCTCGCCGTGACCGCGGACACCTCGGGTGACCAGGGCGACTGGTCGGCCACGCCGCTGGACCCCTCGGCCACCTGGGACGTGACAGGAAACACGGGCTCGTTCACGTGGTCCTACCCGATGCGTACGCCGGCCACGCCGGGTGGCCTGGACCCGGAGGTCTCGCTGAGCTACGACTCGGGCTCGCTCGACGGCAAGGTCGCCTCGGCCAACTCACAGGCGGGCGCGATCGGCGATGGCTGGGACCTGTCGGCGGGCGGCTATATCGAGCGCTCTTACGTCCCCTGCGCGCAGGACCAAGCCTCGGTGGGCGGCAACGCGCCGAACAACGCCTCGCGAGACACGGGTGACCTGTGCTGGAAGTCGGACAACGCTACCCTGGTCCTGGGCGGCAAGGGCGGTGAGCTCGTCCGCGACGGTACCTCGAATACGTACCGTCTCAAGGACGACGACAACACCAAGGTCGAGCGCCTCACCGGCGGGTGGAACGGCGACAACGACAAGGAGTACTGGAAGGTCACTACGTCTGACGGTACGCAGTACTGGTTCGGGCGGGACCAGCGGTCGGCGACGGATACGCGTGCGTTGTACTCGGGGTGGACGGTGCCGGTGTATGGGAACCATCCGGGTGAGCCGTGCTACGACTCCTCCTACGCGTCCTCGCGCTGCCTTCAGGCGTGGCGGTGGAACCTGGACTATGTCGTGGACCCGTTAGGCAACTCGATGACGTACATCTGGACGCGGGAGTGGAACCGGTACGGGTACAACAACAATGCTGGGACCGAGCGGTATGTGCGTGGTGGGTTCCTGCGCCGGATCGAGTACGGTACGCGTGCTGGTACCGAGGCTGAGGTGGTGGCACCGGCGCGGGTGGAGTTCCTGCCCTCGGAACGCTGCCTGACGACCGAGACGTTCGACTGCGCGGCGAGCAAGATCGGCGCCAACCCGGGCAGGTGGCCGGATGTTCCGGAGGACTTGATCTGTGACGATACGTCGTCGTGCGCGCAGGTGCAGTCCCCGGCGTTCTTTTCCCGCAAGCGCACCACCCAGGTCGTGACACAGATCCGCACAGGCGCGTCGTCCTACAAGAGCGTGGACCGCTGGACGATGACGCACGGTTTTCCCGACCCGGGCGGTGAGACCGGCAAGCAGTTGTGGCTGCGCGACATCGACCACGACGGCCTTTCCGCGGAAGCCGACGCGGATGACGTCACCAACCTGCCGAAGGTCGTGTTCACCGGCTCGGTCGCGCCCAACCGCGTGAACGAACAGCTCGACGGTCGCCCGGCGATGAACCGGTACAGGCTGGTGCAGATCCGGTCCGAGTCCGGCGGGGCCACGAACATCTCCTACTCGACGCCCGACTGCACAGCGAGTGACAGGCCGGTCAGCCCGTGGACGAACACGCGCCGCTGCATGCCGGTGTACTGGACCCCCGCCGGATCGTACGACGAGCCGATCCTCGAATACTTCCACAAGTACGTGGTGACGGGCATCGTCGAGGACGCCCGCATCCCCGGCTCGCGAGACAAGCTCACGACCTACGACTACGTGGGCGACGCTGCCTGGCACTACGACGACAACGAACTGGTGCGTCCCAAGCAGCGTACCTGGGGCCAGTGGCGCGGCTACGCGACCGTGGATGTGCGCCTGGGCGAGTCGGGCCTGTCGGAGGCGCCGCAGATCCGCACCCGGACCCGCTACTTCCGGGGCATGCATGGCGATCGTCTGAACGCCGACGGCGGTACCCGCAGCGAGCAGGTGGACGGGATCAACGACCACGACGAGTTCGCCGGGCGTGAGCGCGAGGTGATCTCCTACGACGGATCGGACGTCGTGGAACGTGAGAAGACCACCCCGTGGCGGTCGGCGGCGACAGCCACGAACTCACGCGGGAACAAGGCCTACCACACGGCCGTGGCCACCAGCGAAACCGTCACGACCGCCCCGGCCCTCTCCGGCGGCGTGCGAACCGTGGTCACGGACACCGAGTACGACGGTTACGGCATGCCGATCAAGGTCACCGAGAGGGGCGACACCGCCATCTCGGGTGACGAGCGGTGCACCGAGACGACGTACGTACGCAACACGTCCAAGAACATCCTCAACCTCGTGCGACGTACGGAGACCGTCTCCAAGCGATGCGACCAGACCGCGTCTCGTCCGGCCGACGTCATCGCCGACGAGCGGTTCGCCTACGACGGCGGCCACGTCGGTGACCAGCCGACCGAAGGGTTGGAAACCCTGCGCCAGGAGGTCAAGGCATACAGTTCGGGTTCCCCGCAGTACGTCGATGTCACACGGACCACCTACGACAGCTTCGGCCGCCCGACCGCGGACACCGATGCACTGAACCGCACGACGACCACCGCGTACACGCAGACCAACGGCCTGACGACACAGACAAAGGTCACCACCCCGGACCCGGACGGTAGCGGCTCGCTGACAGCCCACGTGACCACGACCGACCTGGACCCCGCGTTCGGCGTCCCCGTGAAGGTCACCGACCCGAACGGGAACGCCACTACCGGCAAGTACGACGGCCTTGGCCGCCTGGTGCGGGTGTGGGAACCTGGGCGCGTGCAGGGGACCGACACCGCGAGCACCCGGTACACGTACTCGGTACGCGACACCGGGCAGAACGGTGTCAGGACGCAGACGCTGAATCATGATGCCTCGGCGTACCTGTCCTCGACCGTGATCCTGGACGGGCTGCTGCGGGAGCGGCAAACGCAGTCGCCCTCGGCAGACCGGGACAACCCGGGCCGCGTCGTGACCGACACGCTCTACGACCCCCGCGGGCTGGCGCACATCACCTACGACAACTGGTTCACCACGGGCGACCCGGTCACCACGGTCGTGTACCCGGCCACCGGCGATGGGGACGAGGAGTTCAAGTTCAACGTCCCCTCCTCGACCGTGACCCGCTACGACTCCGCCGGACGCGCCACCGACGTGATCGAACGGTCCGGCGGGCAGGAAAGATGGCGCACCACCACCGAGTACCACGGTGACCGGACACTGACCGACCCGCCGACCGGTGGGACGCCGACCATGGAGATCACCGACGCCCGCGGGAACACGACCGAACTGCGTCAGTACCTCGGCAGCTCGCCGTCCGGCAGCTTCCAGGCGACGACCTACGCGTACGACGGCGCCGACCGGCTCGTCGGCGTCACCGACCCAGCCGGCAACGACTGGACCTACACCTACGACCTGCGCGGCCGTCAGATCGGCGCATCGGACCCGGACAAGGGCACCACGACATCCACGTACGACGCAGTCGGCCAGGTCACGACATCGACCGACGCGCGGGGCGAGAAGCTCGCCCACACCTACGACGCACTCGGCCGCAAGATCGCGACCCGGGACGACTCGGCCTCGGGTGCGCTGCGGTCCGCCTGGCAGTACGACACCCTCGCCAAGGGTCAACTCACGTCCGCAACGCGGCATTCGGGGAGCGTCGCCCTGACGACGGCCGTGACGGGATACGACCACCACTACCGGCCGCTCGGCGAGAAGGTCACGGTCCCGTCGAACAGCACGCTTCCGGCAGGCCTGACCGGCGAGTTCGAGATCGAACATACCTACACCGCAACCGGGCTCCCCGACACGAAGTACTTCCCACCAGCAGGCGGGTTGCCAGGTGAGGTCGTGCGCCTGAGCTACGACAGTGCGAACCAGCCGCGCGCCATGGTCGGCGGTGCTCAGGGCGGAGCCTACGTCGCAGAATCGGAATACTCCGAGTACGGGCAGCTCCTCTTCGCCGATCTGGGCGGAAACTACTCCGTGGGCGCTCGGTGGACCTATGACACCTATACGCGGCGACTGACCGAGCAGTCGGTCACCCGCGAGGGCGCGGGTGGGAACGACTACGTGGCCACCTACCGGTACGACGCGGCCGGTAACGTGCTTGGGATCGACAACCGTCCCACCGTTTCGGGCCTGCAGCGGGACGCGCAGTGCTTCACCTACGACGGCCTCCGCCGCCTCACGCACGCCTGGACGCCTGGGAACGGAGACTGTGCCACGGCCAACCGGACTGTGGCGGGCCTGGGTGGCGCGGATGCGTACTGGACCTCCTACGGCTATGACCTGGTCGGCAACCGCACCTCGGCCACACAGCATGCGCTCGGTAGCGGGGGTGGTGCTCTGTCTTCGGCTTACACGTACCCGGCGGCCGGGCAGGCTCGCGCCCATGCCGTGCAGGCGGTGCAGACGAAGGACGCGTCCGGGACTGTGGTCGGGACAAGCACGTTCGACTACGACGCGGCCGGGAACGTGACCGGCCGGAACCTTGCCGGTCAGCCCGCTCAGAGTCTCGAGTGGGACGCGGAAGGCGAACTGACCTCGGTCGCGACCGACGGCGAAACCGAGGCGGACGAGTACCTGTACTCGGCCGACGGCGACCGGCTGATCCGCACGCAGGACGGGGAAGCAACTCTGTACCTGCCAGGCGGAATGGAACTGACAGCCTACGACGACGGGCGGGCGAACCTCGGCTCGCGCTACTACCAGTTCGGTGGCAAGACGGTTGCGATGCGTGCCGGCCAGGGACTCTCCTCCGGCCAGGTCACGGTGATCGGAGACCACCACGACACGCCCGTGATACAGGTGACCCAAGCCAACAACACGGCTACCAGGGAATACACCGACCCGTTCGGCGCCACCCGCGGCGCGGCCGTCGGCGACGCGGACGCGGACGGCCGCATCGACGGCACCTGGAAGGGCGACAAGGGCTACCTCGGCAAAACCGAAGACGCCACGGGTCTGACCGCGATCGGCGCACGCTCCTACGATCCAGTCCTGGGCCGGTTCATCTCGGTCGACCCGATCATGGACCTGTCCGACCCCCAGCAGTGGAACGCCTACGCCTACTCCAACAACAACCCCACCACCTGGACCGACCCCACCGGCATGCGCCCCGAAGCCGGCAACGGATTCCGCGACGACTACAAGCACATCCAGGCTTCGATCAAGCACATGAAGAAGAAGCGAAGCTCGAAGCCAAGACCACCCGTCGCACCCCCGCCGTATTACCCGCCCACAACCCCGTGCACAAGCTACTGCGACAGTGACCTGGAGTCTGCCGCCAAGGGAGCGGGAACAGCAGCGGCAGTGGCAGCCCCCGGCGCTCCGGGAGTTGCAGCGGCCGGTGTGGCGAAGGAAGTCAAGAGGCAGGCGCTCAACCTGCGCAGTGGGAAGACCGCGCAGATTCGCTCTGTCGGAGGCAAGTCACAAGCCGCACTCCGCCATAGTGTCGGCTGGCGCGAATTCGCGGCCGCCGGCCGGACTGGCGGCGCCAAGGCACTCGGGCCAATCGGGGCCGTTGCGGGCGGTGCGATATCTGCCAAGATCTATTGGGATCAGAACGAGCAGATCGTTGGCATGGACACCGCTGAAAAGCGGGAACTTACCGCAGTTCAGACCGGGATCGATGTTGGCGCGGGAGTTGCGGGCGGTATCGCTGGTGCGAAGCTCGGAGCGCTCATCGGCTCCTTCATTGCCCCTGGCGCTGGAACCTTGATCGGTGCAGCAGTCGGTGGAATCATCGGTGGCATCGCCGGAGCCGCGCTAGCGAGTGGTGCGAACAACGCGATCGGGCGTAACGCCAGAGAGAATGCTGCATCAGGCCGTCGATGGTGGGAGCTCTGA
- a CDS encoding IS256 family transposase, whose protein sequence is MTAPHIVDPAGLLGEALAEASPDLMRDLLQTVINALLSADADAVVGAEWGRRSPERTARRNGYRHRDLDTRVGTLDVAIPKLRTGTYFPDWLLERRKRAESALITVVADCYLAGVSTRRMDKLVKQLGINSLSRSQVSRMASDLDEQVDAFRHRPLTDAGPFTFVTADALTMKVREGGRVINAVVLLATGVNGDGHREVLGMRVATSETGAAWNEFFADLVARGLAGVRLVVSDAHAGLVEAIAANLPGAVWQRCRTHYAANLMSICPKNMWPAVKAMLHSVYDQPDATAVHAQFDRLLDYVATKLPDVAAHLDTARADILAFTSFPKDVWTQIWSNNPTERLNREIRRRTDSVGIFPNRNAIVRLVGAVLAEQTDEWAEGRRYLGLEVLTRCRQNPTTTTGTEVDTVLELSA, encoded by the coding sequence ATGACCGCACCTCATATTGTCGACCCTGCCGGCCTGCTTGGCGAGGCCCTGGCCGAGGCCTCCCCGGACCTGATGCGTGACCTGTTGCAGACGGTGATCAACGCGCTGCTGTCCGCTGACGCCGATGCCGTGGTCGGCGCGGAGTGGGGCCGGCGCAGCCCGGAGCGCACCGCGCGCCGTAACGGGTACCGCCACCGTGACCTGGATACCCGGGTCGGGACCCTGGACGTCGCGATCCCGAAGCTGCGCACGGGGACCTACTTCCCTGATTGGCTGCTCGAGCGCAGGAAGCGTGCGGAGTCGGCGCTGATCACGGTGGTCGCGGACTGCTACCTCGCCGGGGTCAGCACCCGGCGGATGGACAAGCTCGTCAAACAGCTGGGCATCAACAGCCTGTCCAGGTCGCAGGTGAGCCGGATGGCCAGCGACCTGGACGAGCAAGTCGACGCCTTCCGTCACCGCCCGCTGACAGACGCGGGCCCGTTCACGTTCGTGACCGCGGACGCGCTGACCATGAAGGTCAGGGAAGGTGGGCGGGTGATCAACGCGGTCGTGCTGCTCGCGACCGGGGTCAACGGTGACGGTCACCGTGAGGTCCTCGGGATGCGGGTGGCCACCAGTGAGACCGGGGCGGCCTGGAACGAGTTCTTCGCAGATCTCGTCGCCCGCGGCCTTGCCGGGGTCCGCCTGGTCGTCTCCGACGCGCACGCCGGCCTCGTGGAAGCCATCGCGGCGAACCTGCCCGGCGCGGTCTGGCAACGCTGCCGGACCCACTACGCAGCGAACCTGATGAGCATCTGTCCCAAGAACATGTGGCCCGCCGTGAAGGCCATGCTGCACAGCGTCTACGACCAGCCCGACGCCACCGCCGTGCACGCCCAGTTCGACCGGCTGCTGGACTACGTCGCCACCAAGCTGCCCGATGTCGCCGCCCACCTGGACACCGCCCGCGCCGACATCCTCGCGTTCACCAGCTTCCCCAAAGACGTGTGGACCCAGATCTGGTCGAACAACCCGACCGAACGACTCAACCGCGAGATCCGCCGCCGCACCGATTCGGTGGGCATCTTCCCCAACAGGAACGCGATCGTGCGTCTCGTCGGCGCCGTGCTGGCCGAACAGACCGACGAATGGGCCGAAGGACGCCGCTACCTCGGCCTCGAAGTCCTGACCCGCTGCCGCCAGAACCCCACCACGACCACGGGAACGGAGGTCGACACCGTCCTCGAACTCAGCGCCTGA